One Pecten maximus chromosome 16, xPecMax1.1, whole genome shotgun sequence DNA window includes the following coding sequences:
- the LOC117344754 gene encoding uncharacterized PE-PGRS family protein PE_PGRS54-like, with the protein MGKSDFNRGMGKSDFNRGMGKSDCNRGMGKSGFNRGMGKSDFNGGMGKSDFNRGMGKSDCNRGMSKSDFNRGMGKSDFNGGMGKSDCNRGMSKSDFNRGMGKSDFNRGMGKSDCNRGMGKSDFNRGMGKSDFNRGMGKSDFNRGMGKSDCNRGMGKSDFNRGMGKSDCNRGMGKSDCNRGMGKSDFNRGMGKSDCNRGMGKSDFNRGMGKSDCNRGMGKSDCNRGMGKSDCNRGMGKSDCNRGMGKSDFNGGMGKSDCNRGMGKSDFNRGMGKSDCNRGMGKSDCNRGMGKSDCNRGMGKSDFNRGMGKSDCNRGMGKSDFNGGMGKSDFNRGMGKSDFNRGIGKSDFNGGMGKSDFNRGIGKSDFNRGMGKSDFNGGMGKSDFNRGIGKSDFNRGMGKSDFNRGMGKSDFNRGMGKSDFNRGMGKSDFNGGMGKSDFNRGMGKSDFNGSMGKSDFNRGMGKSDFNRGMGKSDFNRGMGKSDLNGGMGKSDGNRGMGKSDCNRGMGKSDGNRGMSKSDFNRGMGKSDFNGGMGKSDFNRGMGKSDFNRGMSKFDFNRGMGKSDFNRGMGKSDFNRGMGKSDFNGGMGKSDFNRGMGKSDFNRGMGKSDFNRGMGKSDFNRGMGKSDLNRGMGKSDCNRGMGKSDFNRGMGKSDCNRGMGKSDFNRGMGKSDFNRGMGKSDLNRGMGKSDFNRGMGKSNESDEHTASLRHSNCKELKV; encoded by the coding sequence ATGGGTAAATCTGACTTTAACAGGGGTATGGGTAAATCTGACTTTAACAGGGGTATGGGTAAATCTGACTGTAACAGGGGTATGGGTAAATCTGGCTTTAACAGGGGTATGGGTAAATCTGACTTTAATGGGGGTATGGGTAAATCTGACTTTAACAGGGGTATGGGTAAATCTGACTGTAACAGGGGTATGAGTAAATCTGACTTTAACAGGGGTATGGGTAAATCTGACTTTAATGGGGGTATGGGTAAATCTGACTGTAACAGGGGTATGAGTAAATCTGACTTTAACAGGGGTATGGGTAAATCTGACTTTAACAGGGGTATGGGTAAATCTGACTGTAACAGGGGTATGGGTAAATCTGACTTTAACAGGGGTATGGGTAAATCTGACTTTAACAGGGGTATGGGTAAATCTGACTTTAACAGGGGTATGGGTAAATCTGACTGTAACAGGGGTATGGGTAAATCTGACTTTAACAGGGGTATGGGTAAATCTGACTGTAACAGGGGTATGGGTAAATCTGACTGTAACAGGGGTATGGGTAAATCTGACTTTAACAGGGGTATGGGTAAATCTGACTGTAACAGGGGTATGGGTAAATCTGACTTTAACAGGGGTATGGGTAAATCTGACTGTAACAGGGGTATGGGTAAATCTGACTGTAACAGGGGTATGGGTAAATCTGACTGTAACAGGGGTATGGGTAAATCTGACTGTAACAGGGGTATGGGTAAATCTGACTTTAATGGGGGTATGGGTAAATCTGACTGTAACAGGGGTATGGGTAAATCTGACTTTAACAGGGGTATGGGTAAATCTGACTGTAACAGGGGTATGGGTAAATCTGACTGTAACAGGGGTATGGGTAAATCTGACTGTAACAGGGGTATGGGTAAATCTGACTTTAACAGGGGTATGGGTAAATCTGACTGTAACAGGGGTATGGGTAAATCTGACTTTAATGGGGGTATGGGTAAATCTGACTTTAACAGGGGTATGGGTAAATCTGACTTTAACAGGGGTATAGGTAAATCTGACTTTAATGGGGGTATGGGTAAATCTGACTTTAACAGGGGTATAGGTAAATCTGACTTTAACAGGGGTATGGGTAAATCTGACTTTAATGGGGGTATGGGTAAATCTGACTTTAACAGGGGTATAGGTAAATCTGACTTCAACAGGGGTATGGGTAAATCTGACTTTAACAGGGGTATGGGTAAATCTGACTTTAACAGGGGTATGGGTAAATCTGACTTTAACAGGGGTATGGGTAAATCTGACTTTAATGGGGGTATGGGTAAATCCGACTTTAACAGGGGTATGGGTAAATCTGACTTTAATGGGAGTATGGGTAAATCTGACTTTAACAGAGGTATGGGTAAATCTGACTTTAACAGGGGTATGGGTAAATCTGACTTTAACAGGGGTATGGGTAAATCTGACCTTAATGGGGGTATGGGTAAATCTGACGGTAACAGGGGTATGGGTAAATCTGACTGTAACAGGGGTATGGGTAAATCTGACGGTAACAGGGGTATGAGTAAATCTGACTTTAACAGGGGTATGGGTAAATCTGACTTTAACGGGGGTATGGGTAAATCTGACTTTAACAGGGGTATGGGTAAATCTGACTTTAACAGGGGTATGAGTAAATTTGACTTTAACAGGGGTATGGGTAAATCTGACTTTAACAGGGGTATGGGTAAATCTGACTTTAACAGGGGTATGGGTAAATCTGACTTTAATGGGGGTATGGGTAAATCTGACTTTAACAGGGGTATGGGTAAATCTGACTTTAACAGGGGTATGGGTAAATCTGACTTTAACAGGGGTATGGGTAAATCTGACTTTAACAGGGGTATGGGTAAATCTGACTTAAACAGGGGTATGGGTAAATCTGACTGTAACAGGGGTATGGGTAAATCTGACTTTAACAGGGGTATGGGTAAATCTGACTGTAACAGGGGTATGGGTAAATCTGACTTTAACAGGGGTATGGGTAAATCTGACTTTAACAGGGGTATGGGTAAATCTGACTTAAACAGGGGTATGGGTAAATCTGACTTTAACAGGGGTATGGGTAAATCTAATGAAAGTGATGAACACACTGCATCATTAAGACATTCCAACTGTAAAGAGCTGAAGGTTTAA